One part of the Marinobacterium rhizophilum genome encodes these proteins:
- the flgL gene encoding flagellar hook-associated protein FlgL — translation MRISTQQVFLNNVDNLSRANSELIRTQEQIATGKRVLQPSDDPLAASQIIKLEQEIARTDQFQTSIDTADRRLSLEESTLDGMFNSIVRLREITIQAGSPVLNAQNRTALAAEVDGIINQMQGLMNTKDVQGEYLFSGFQGDQQAYSFDDATQRYLFNGDAEQRFVQIGPDNRIASTDSGAQLFETVAVPTLGSNSSGAIASLAVADLDAFQPASSSGASPFTISIDDTGLLTVASADGTDVFSQDVPAVNLTTTGVTVATDDLVSFNGVDLTVGNLPAPGSGNTFTAEVGSPLERDNILNFALDLSNGLKESDTSTEAGKQQFNALLARTLDALQAAEDVNIRATTTIGARMNALEQQQLVNDDYKLYTQETLSSFQDLDYNEAISRLTLQQTTLEAAYASFSKISGMSLFDYIR, via the coding sequence ATGCGAATCTCAACCCAGCAAGTTTTTCTTAACAACGTCGACAACCTGAGCCGGGCCAACAGCGAACTGATCAGGACCCAGGAACAAATCGCCACCGGCAAGCGCGTGCTGCAGCCCTCGGACGATCCACTGGCTGCCAGCCAGATAATCAAGCTGGAGCAGGAAATCGCCCGCACCGACCAGTTCCAGACCAGTATCGATACGGCGGACCGACGCCTCAGTTTGGAAGAAAGCACCCTGGACGGGATGTTCAACAGCATCGTGCGGCTGCGGGAAATTACCATCCAGGCGGGCAGCCCGGTGCTGAACGCGCAGAACCGCACGGCCCTGGCCGCCGAAGTGGACGGCATCATCAACCAGATGCAGGGGCTGATGAATACCAAGGATGTACAGGGTGAATACCTGTTCTCCGGTTTCCAGGGTGACCAGCAGGCCTACAGCTTTGACGATGCGACCCAGCGCTACCTGTTTAACGGCGATGCCGAGCAGCGCTTTGTCCAGATAGGCCCGGATAACCGTATCGCCTCCACTGATTCGGGCGCCCAGCTGTTCGAAACGGTGGCGGTGCCGACCCTGGGTAGTAATTCATCAGGTGCCATTGCAAGCCTGGCAGTTGCTGACCTGGATGCTTTCCAGCCGGCCAGCAGCAGCGGCGCGTCGCCATTTACCATCAGTATTGACGATACTGGCCTGCTGACGGTGGCGTCTGCCGATGGCACGGATGTATTTTCGCAGGATGTGCCTGCGGTGAACCTGACGACAACGGGGGTTACCGTGGCCACTGATGACCTGGTGAGCTTTAACGGTGTGGACCTGACGGTCGGAAACCTGCCAGCGCCGGGCAGCGGCAATACCTTCACGGCCGAAGTTGGCAGCCCGCTTGAGCGGGATAATATTCTGAATTTTGCGCTGGACTTGAGCAATGGCCTGAAAGAATCCGATACCAGTACCGAGGCTGGAAAGCAGCAGTTCAATGCTCTGCTGGCGCGTACTCTCGACGCTCTGCAGGCTGCAGAGGATGTCAATATCCGTGCTACCACTACCATTGGTGCGCGCATGAATGCACTGGAGCAGCAACAGCTGGTGAACGACGACTACAAGCTCTATACCCAGGAAACGCTGTCGTCATTCCAGGACCTGGACTACAACGAGGCCATCAGCCGCTTGACATTGCAGCAGACCACGCTGGAAGCCGCCTACGCCAGTTTCAGCAAGATAAGCGGTATGAGCCTGTTCGATTACATCCGGTAA
- the fliD gene encoding flagellar filament capping protein FliD — translation MANIISLLGAGSGLDTANLVSQLVEAERAPTQNRLDSKQETLQAQISAYGTLKSAMSGFQDVISPLANNDTFNARSVAFPDTDVITPNSLAAGAQTGTYQIEVVDVARAQSLAMGATADQNAAIGATGELSIQFGQWSYNVADEPDSFQVNDDRAALSIEVDASDSLQSIAEKINASDSGIQASVLRVDDQYQLMLTAPSGADNALQISASDASLADFEFTAANFSGVTETQQASDAELKVNGLSVKRDSNTIDDVIAGFDFTLNKSSAGEKITFSVDADKAVAEQAIRDFVEAYNTLYETAGNLTGYSTDEDNNTVKGDLSTDATAKTVMRQLRSMIGATVPGIESGFTALANLGIRTELDGTLSINETEFESALSGNFELVETLFARKTSSSNSYVEVGVGTRASSTVAGSYDVLITQDPAKGLVGGNSVTATGFDAGSDAFVPSLDTSPGDYSFKIKVNGTESDTISLTGTYSTVEELRAELQSLINGDAKLAGARAAVDVSYDSGTDAFTFTSRDYGSSSKVSFSLAGADIGQLGIDTALTGTAGKDVAGTINGVAGFGAGEVLLPDLSSGAYGLNLSISPGAAAQGAFEIGFSRGFAGGMNNLINEFLASSGPIASRETSLNDRLDDISDDREDLDRRIEKYEARLSAQFLAMEQIISSLNSTGDSLEGILDRLPYTAKD, via the coding sequence ATGGCCAACATTATTTCTTTGCTTGGCGCGGGGTCGGGTCTCGATACCGCCAACCTGGTGTCTCAGCTGGTTGAAGCGGAACGTGCACCCACTCAGAACCGGCTCGATTCCAAACAGGAAACGCTGCAGGCACAGATTTCCGCCTACGGCACCCTGAAGAGTGCCATGTCCGGGTTCCAGGACGTTATCTCGCCGCTGGCCAATAACGATACCTTCAATGCGCGCTCTGTTGCCTTTCCCGACACCGATGTGATTACGCCCAATTCGCTGGCTGCCGGCGCCCAGACGGGGACCTACCAGATCGAGGTGGTGGATGTGGCGCGTGCGCAGTCGCTGGCGATGGGGGCGACCGCGGATCAGAACGCGGCTATTGGGGCTACGGGTGAGCTGAGTATCCAGTTCGGCCAGTGGAGCTACAACGTCGCGGATGAGCCTGACAGCTTCCAGGTCAATGATGACCGGGCTGCGCTGAGTATCGAGGTTGACGCCAGTGATTCGCTGCAGAGTATCGCCGAGAAAATCAACGCCAGCGATTCCGGCATTCAGGCGTCGGTGCTGCGTGTCGATGATCAGTACCAGCTGATGCTCACGGCGCCGTCCGGTGCCGACAATGCACTGCAGATTAGTGCCAGTGATGCGTCTCTCGCGGATTTCGAGTTTACGGCGGCAAACTTTTCCGGCGTGACCGAGACCCAGCAGGCCAGCGATGCCGAACTGAAGGTCAATGGCCTGAGCGTCAAGCGCGACAGCAACACCATCGACGATGTGATCGCCGGGTTCGACTTCACGCTGAATAAAAGCAGTGCCGGCGAGAAAATCACCTTCAGTGTCGATGCCGACAAGGCCGTGGCCGAACAGGCCATCCGTGACTTTGTCGAGGCATACAACACGCTGTACGAAACCGCCGGTAACCTCACCGGTTACAGCACGGATGAAGACAATAATACCGTCAAGGGTGATCTCTCCACCGACGCCACCGCCAAAACGGTGATGCGCCAGTTGCGCAGCATGATCGGGGCGACGGTGCCCGGGATCGAGTCCGGCTTTACCGCCCTGGCCAATCTGGGTATCCGCACGGAGCTCGACGGTACGCTGTCGATCAACGAGACCGAGTTCGAGTCGGCGCTGAGTGGCAATTTTGAACTGGTCGAAACCCTGTTCGCCCGCAAGACGAGCTCCAGCAACAGTTACGTTGAGGTCGGTGTCGGGACCCGGGCGTCCAGTACCGTTGCCGGCAGTTACGATGTACTGATCACCCAGGATCCGGCCAAGGGACTTGTTGGCGGCAATAGTGTGACGGCAACGGGTTTTGACGCTGGCAGCGATGCTTTTGTGCCATCACTGGACACCTCACCGGGCGACTACAGCTTCAAGATCAAGGTTAATGGCACCGAGTCCGATACGATCAGCCTGACGGGCACCTATTCGACCGTCGAGGAGCTGAGGGCCGAGCTGCAGTCACTGATCAACGGCGATGCCAAGCTCGCTGGCGCCAGGGCGGCGGTCGATGTCAGCTACGATAGCGGCACCGATGCCTTTACCTTTACCTCCCGCGATTATGGCAGCAGCTCGAAGGTTTCCTTCAGCCTGGCTGGCGCCGATATTGGCCAGCTTGGCATCGACACCGCGCTCACGGGTACCGCTGGCAAGGATGTGGCGGGCACGATCAATGGCGTTGCCGGCTTTGGTGCCGGCGAGGTGCTGCTACCCGACCTGAGCTCGGGTGCCTATGGGCTGAACCTCAGCATCAGTCCTGGCGCGGCCGCCCAGGGGGCGTTCGAGATCGGTTTCTCCCGTGGTTTTGCGGGCGGCATGAATAATCTTATCAACGAATTCCTGGCCAGTTCCGGGCCTATTGCGAGCCGGGAAACGAGCCTGAATGATCGGCTGGACGATATATCCGATGACCGGGAAGACCTTGACCGGCGCATCGAAAAATACGAAGCGCGGCTGTCCGCCCAGTTCCTGGCAATGGAGCAGATAATCAGCAGCCTGAATTCAACCGGCGATTCGCTGGAAGGCATTCTCGATCGCCTGCCGTACACGGCGAAAGATTAA
- the fliS gene encoding flagellar export chaperone FliS, translating to MNINALKQYKSVDLRASIESATPHHLITMLLGGAQEALAKAAGAIERKDIGLRTLQLNKATDIVMNLKGTLNHEAGGELSANLDRLYDYMVRCLYEANRDNDESKVREVRGLLSQIAEGWSQIAVSEHHTTSVPAV from the coding sequence ATGAATATAAACGCGCTTAAACAGTATAAAAGTGTCGACCTGCGAGCCAGCATTGAATCCGCAACGCCCCATCATCTGATTACCATGCTGCTGGGCGGGGCCCAGGAAGCGCTGGCCAAGGCTGCGGGGGCCATAGAACGCAAGGATATCGGCCTGCGTACCCTGCAGCTCAACAAGGCAACCGATATCGTCATGAACCTCAAAGGGACCCTGAATCATGAAGCCGGCGGTGAGTTATCCGCCAATCTGGATCGGCTGTATGACTATATGGTGCGCTGTCTTTATGAGGCCAATCGCGACAATGACGAAAGCAAGGTGCGTGAAGTCCGGGGCCTGTTGTCGCAGATAGCCGAAGGCTGGTCACAGATCGCGGTATCCGAGCATCACACCACCTCGGTTCCGGCTGTTTAG
- a CDS encoding flagellin N-terminal helical domain-containing protein, which translates to MAMVINSNIMSLNAQRNLTASQNDLNTSMERLSSGKRINSAADDAAGLAISSRLTSEVRGLNQAVRNANDGISLIQTAEGALDESTNILQRMRELSIQSSSGTYSEGNRATLNAEVQQLVQELDRIASTTSFNGQNILDGSLGSVKLQVGAQANQTIEMSIQAMDSSTLGLGSQSADLSGAVMTAIDIQDGDVLINGSALDAHDSTTKNIDDLLSNINSNVEGVTATAFNVMEAGANATGVLTAGDSFTITVGSTNGSDAVVYQVGSGTAADGITSSNLDEMVDLINSTTGGAVTASINADNGRLVLSNTTGGTITIDDVDNTPVGNATGFTDTDSQLGSIAMSSDDGSAITVTTGANGTDADLESLGFRRVEGQGVVIGEELSPSGEQDTVLAVNDLKINGVSISAVAADGGTVNTLAEKVANINAVSDDTGVTAATVAQSSFAVNLAKVQHTVTATAAPDMTAIASIAADADLKLNGVELTGIAALTASSTVEALAAVINGETANTGVTASVDNSGYLTLSSDTAFTFTGANNGDSGDLGTGMPALDATTGATTLGADDGSIKINGYEVANIDLDDIDAAIADINGASGNTGVTASIDDNGQLQLSGNSAITIEMGQENGAATAARLGITFASDSNSDGANDSVTLNARIKLDSANDKPISIDVTANGATATGLSDMNTDLSGTVNGTALSSIDISTVAGAQKAIGAIDNALDTINSSRGDLGAISNRLDFTINNLSNISENASAARSRIEDADFAAESAALSRAQVLQQAGTAMLAQANAAPQQVLSLLQ; encoded by the coding sequence ATGGCAATGGTAATCAATTCCAACATCATGTCGCTGAATGCTCAGCGCAACCTGACGGCGTCGCAGAACGACCTGAACACCTCGATGGAACGCCTGAGCAGCGGCAAGCGCATCAACTCGGCGGCCGACGATGCCGCGGGTCTTGCCATCTCCAGCCGCCTGACCTCGGAAGTGCGTGGCCTGAACCAGGCGGTGCGTAACGCCAACGACGGTATCTCCCTGATCCAGACCGCCGAGGGTGCGCTGGACGAGTCCACCAATATCCTGCAGCGCATGCGTGAGCTGTCCATCCAGTCCTCCAGCGGCACCTACTCCGAGGGTAACCGCGCCACCCTGAATGCCGAGGTGCAGCAGCTGGTACAGGAGCTGGATCGCATTGCCTCGACCACCTCTTTCAACGGTCAGAATATTCTGGATGGTTCACTGGGATCGGTCAAACTACAGGTCGGCGCCCAGGCGAACCAGACCATTGAAATGAGCATCCAGGCGATGGATTCTTCGACTCTGGGCTTGGGATCTCAGTCTGCTGACCTCTCCGGTGCCGTGATGACCGCTATTGATATTCAGGACGGTGACGTGTTGATTAACGGTTCAGCACTGGATGCCCATGATTCGACTACAAAGAATATTGACGACTTGCTGAGTAATATCAATTCTAATGTTGAGGGCGTTACTGCAACCGCTTTTAACGTTATGGAGGCGGGGGCAAACGCGACCGGCGTGCTGACTGCCGGTGACTCCTTCACGATTACCGTGGGATCGACCAATGGTTCGGATGCGGTAGTTTATCAAGTTGGTTCTGGTACCGCTGCTGATGGTATTACTTCTTCCAATCTGGACGAAATGGTCGACCTTATCAACAGCACGACTGGTGGTGCGGTAACCGCCAGTATCAATGCCGACAATGGGCGCTTGGTGCTGTCCAACACCACCGGTGGTACAATCACGATCGATGATGTGGATAATACACCCGTTGGGAATGCCACAGGTTTCACGGACACTGACTCGCAGCTAGGCAGTATTGCTATGTCGTCCGATGATGGTTCTGCAATTACTGTTACTACTGGTGCGAATGGTACGGATGCAGATCTCGAATCATTGGGCTTCCGCCGTGTGGAAGGGCAGGGTGTAGTCATTGGTGAGGAATTATCACCATCAGGGGAGCAGGATACCGTCTTGGCGGTTAATGACCTTAAGATTAATGGTGTTTCGATATCCGCAGTGGCTGCAGATGGGGGAACAGTTAATACTTTGGCTGAGAAAGTTGCGAACATAAACGCGGTTAGTGATGATACAGGTGTCACAGCAGCAACTGTTGCACAGAGCTCTTTTGCGGTTAATTTGGCAAAGGTTCAGCATACGGTGACGGCAACTGCGGCTCCCGACATGACAGCTATTGCGTCTATTGCTGCTGATGCAGATTTGAAATTAAATGGTGTTGAGTTGACTGGTATCGCTGCGTTGACAGCTAGTAGTACAGTAGAGGCACTAGCAGCAGTGATAAATGGTGAAACGGCAAATACGGGTGTTACAGCATCGGTGGATAACAGCGGTTATCTGACCCTTTCGTCTGACACTGCCTTCACCTTTACTGGAGCCAACAACGGTGACTCAGGAGATCTGGGTACAGGTATGCCAGCATTGGATGCAACAACCGGTGCTACAACGCTAGGCGCTGATGATGGTTCTATAAAAATTAATGGGTATGAGGTTGCAAATATAGATCTAGATGACATTGATGCGGCGATTGCGGATATTAATGGAGCTAGTGGTAATACTGGAGTCACGGCCTCAATTGATGACAACGGGCAATTGCAGCTTTCTGGGAATTCTGCCATTACAATTGAGATGGGTCAGGAAAACGGAGCGGCGACAGCAGCGCGGCTGGGGATTACATTCGCCAGTGACTCGAATTCCGATGGTGCTAATGACTCTGTTACATTAAACGCACGAATCAAACTCGATTCAGCAAATGACAAGCCTATCAGCATTGATGTTACTGCAAACGGTGCCACTGCAACCGGGCTTAGTGATATGAATACCGACCTGAGCGGCACGGTTAATGGCACGGCGCTGTCCAGCATCGACATTTCTACAGTTGCCGGCGCCCAGAAAGCCATTGGCGCAATCGACAATGCCCTGGATACCATCAACTCAAGCCGCGGTGACCTCGGTGCGATCAGCAACCGGCTGGATTTCACCATCAACAACCTGTCGAATATCTCGGAAAACGCCTCGGCGGCCCGTTCGCGGATCGAGGATGCCGACTTTGCAGCGGAATCTGCGGCACTGTCCCGTGCCCAGGTACTGCAGCAGGCCGGTACTGCGATGCTGGCCCAGGCCAATGCCGCGCCCCAGCAGGTGCTGTCGCTGCTGCAGTAA
- the flgJ gene encoding flagellar assembly peptidoglycan hydrolase FlgJ: MERSNGLGSKAQVYTDLTQLTQLKRDAKNDGPEALAQVAKQFEQMFMSMMLKSMREANASLAEDSPFNSGDVKFYQDMLDQQMTLELSTGKGMGLAEVLVKQLGQQLNMPDTERDKADLRPLDESERMLKRALGGGSELAALLQRQGAREAEASELPPHVSSPGPVEGPSAVAASEAAPGGAADAGAEPVAFDSPADFVATLLPLAQRMAPQIGVDPKVLVAQAALETGWGRHITQDSSGRNSRNLFNIKADSSWQGERVGVSTLEYRGGVAVREAAAFRAYGSFEQSFEDYVGFLQQNPRYRQALEQAADPRAYLQELQAAGYATDPAYAQKINRIFDSELLLQARADSAQE, translated from the coding sequence ATGGAGCGCAGTAACGGCCTTGGCAGCAAGGCGCAGGTTTATACCGATCTCACCCAGCTGACGCAGCTCAAGCGCGATGCCAAAAATGACGGTCCCGAAGCGCTGGCCCAGGTGGCCAAGCAGTTCGAGCAGATGTTCATGAGCATGATGCTCAAGAGCATGCGCGAGGCCAACGCATCCCTGGCCGAAGACAGCCCGTTCAACAGCGGCGATGTGAAGTTCTACCAGGACATGCTTGATCAGCAGATGACGCTGGAGCTCTCCACCGGCAAGGGCATGGGCCTGGCCGAGGTGCTGGTCAAGCAACTGGGTCAGCAGCTGAATATGCCGGATACCGAGCGTGACAAGGCGGACCTGCGCCCGCTGGATGAGTCCGAACGCATGCTCAAGCGCGCCCTGGGTGGCGGCAGCGAGCTGGCGGCACTGTTGCAGCGCCAGGGTGCCAGGGAGGCGGAGGCTTCGGAGCTGCCCCCCCATGTCAGCTCTCCTGGCCCGGTTGAGGGCCCGTCTGCCGTAGCTGCGTCCGAGGCGGCGCCAGGCGGTGCAGCGGACGCCGGTGCCGAGCCCGTGGCTTTTGATAGCCCGGCTGATTTCGTCGCGACCCTGTTGCCGCTGGCACAACGGATGGCGCCGCAAATCGGTGTTGATCCCAAGGTGCTGGTGGCCCAGGCGGCACTGGAAACCGGCTGGGGCCGGCACATCACCCAGGACAGCAGCGGGCGCAACAGCCGCAACCTGTTCAATATCAAGGCTGACAGCAGCTGGCAGGGGGAGCGGGTGGGCGTCAGTACGCTGGAATACCGGGGCGGTGTGGCGGTGCGCGAAGCCGCGGCGTTTCGTGCCTACGGCTCGTTCGAGCAGAGTTTTGAGGACTATGTCGGCTTCCTGCAGCAGAACCCCCGTTACCGCCAGGCGCTGGAGCAGGCCGCCGACCCCAGGGCCTACCTGCAGGAGCTGCAGGCCGCCGGCTACGCTACGGATCCGGCCTATGCCCAGAAAATAAACCGTATCTTCGACAGTGAACTGCTGTTGCAGGCGCGAGCAGATTCAGCTCAAGAATAA
- a CDS encoding flagellar protein FliT, producing the protein MNPSREIAEQLLKATDALLARARSEDFENLAPLQHTRATLIEQLDHSLGSKLSVTEATELAEILQQVRSLEDDTQALLQSRKKTLLDEHHKLKKGQRAQKAYGNMG; encoded by the coding sequence ATGAACCCATCCAGAGAGATTGCCGAGCAGCTGCTCAAGGCCACCGACGCACTCCTTGCGCGGGCACGCAGCGAAGACTTCGAGAACCTGGCGCCGCTCCAGCACACGCGCGCGACGCTTATCGAGCAGCTGGACCACTCGCTTGGGAGCAAGCTGTCCGTGACCGAAGCCACCGAGCTTGCCGAGATTCTGCAACAGGTGCGCAGCCTTGAGGACGACACCCAGGCCCTCCTGCAGTCCCGCAAAAAGACCCTGCTCGATGAGCACCACAAGCTCAAAAAAGGCCAGCGCGCGCAAAAAGCCTACGGCAACATGGGGTAA
- the flgK gene encoding flagellar hook-associated protein FlgK gives MSSFNLLSLGTQALQSNTSALSVVGQNIANVNTPGYSMQRADLASRDNLGGVEVRDVQRMANDFLTGQIMSDTSAYNSALAFEQLANQLDNLLASDVSSVSKAMDDYFGALQGAVDDPSNLANRELFLAQADALVRRFQDLDASLVRQGDTINGQIENSVAQINSIGQNLAKINDQVRLATASGASTNEMLDERDRLMESLAGYIGFSTVPEPNGEVSIFIGNGEPLVVGISASRLLTVQDSTDASQRNIALQVGSSRSDVTAQLSGGQVGGLLDYRADVLYQTQDEMGRLAMVFADSMNQQQAQGLDLDGNAGLRLFADINASQVTTDRVLASSHNATSTTSRVNIVDTGTLKASAYELVFNTDSSFTVTRLSDGVRWNSNQLTSEIADTDVDANQEFYFDAASGSLTLQVDGFRMELDSSGRFLKGDKFEIQPTRSGASEFALELNSGRGLALADSAGGVSNNRNALAMAELQFAKLVDGSAYQDQYGRQLERVGSVTATAQITTQSSKAVLDANLQTKSSLTGVNLDEEAARLVQYQQAYQASARLIAASQTIFDSLLAAI, from the coding sequence ATGTCCAGTTTCAACCTGTTGAGCCTCGGTACCCAGGCGTTGCAGAGCAATACTAGCGCGCTGTCGGTGGTCGGGCAGAATATTGCCAACGTCAACACGCCGGGCTACTCGATGCAGCGGGCGGATCTCGCCTCGCGGGACAACCTGGGCGGCGTCGAAGTGCGCGATGTGCAGCGCATGGCCAATGATTTCCTGACCGGCCAGATCATGTCCGATACCTCGGCCTACAACAGTGCCCTGGCCTTTGAACAGCTGGCCAACCAGCTCGACAACCTGCTGGCCTCCGATGTTTCCAGTGTGTCCAAGGCCATGGATGACTATTTTGGCGCCCTGCAGGGAGCGGTGGATGATCCGAGCAACCTGGCCAACCGCGAGCTATTTCTGGCCCAGGCCGATGCCCTGGTGCGCCGCTTCCAGGACCTGGATGCCAGCCTTGTGCGCCAGGGCGATACCATCAACGGCCAGATCGAAAACTCTGTCGCCCAGATCAACAGTATCGGCCAGAACCTGGCCAAGATTAACGACCAGGTGCGTCTGGCCACAGCCTCCGGTGCCTCGACCAACGAGATGCTGGATGAGCGCGACCGGCTGATGGAATCCCTGGCAGGCTATATCGGTTTCTCCACCGTGCCCGAGCCCAATGGCGAGGTGAGTATTTTCATCGGCAACGGCGAGCCCCTGGTGGTGGGCATCAGTGCCAGCCGGCTCCTGACGGTACAGGACAGCACGGATGCCAGTCAGCGCAATATCGCGCTGCAGGTCGGCAGCAGTCGCAGTGATGTCACGGCTCAGCTCAGTGGCGGCCAGGTGGGTGGCCTGCTGGATTACCGCGCCGATGTGCTGTACCAGACACAGGATGAAATGGGGCGTCTGGCCATGGTGTTCGCCGACAGTATGAATCAGCAGCAGGCCCAGGGGCTGGACCTGGACGGCAATGCCGGCCTGCGTCTGTTTGCCGATATCAACGCCAGCCAGGTGACAACCGACCGGGTGCTGGCGAGCAGCCACAACGCGACGAGCACAACGTCCAGGGTCAACATTGTCGATACCGGTACACTCAAGGCGTCAGCCTACGAACTGGTGTTCAATACCGACAGCAGCTTTACCGTCACGCGCCTGAGCGATGGCGTGCGCTGGAACAGCAATCAGCTCACGAGCGAAATCGCTGACACGGACGTGGATGCCAACCAGGAATTTTACTTCGATGCCGCCAGCGGCAGCCTGACGCTGCAGGTCGACGGCTTTCGCATGGAGCTGGACTCCAGCGGGCGCTTTCTCAAGGGTGACAAGTTTGAAATCCAGCCTACCCGCAGTGGCGCTTCGGAGTTTGCGCTGGAACTGAACAGCGGGCGCGGGCTGGCGCTGGCGGACAGTGCCGGCGGCGTATCCAATAACCGCAATGCCCTGGCCATGGCCGAGCTGCAGTTTGCCAAGCTGGTGGATGGCAGCGCCTACCAGGACCAGTACGGTCGCCAGCTCGAGCGCGTCGGCAGCGTTACCGCCACCGCCCAGATCACCACCCAGTCCAGCAAAGCGGTACTGGATGCCAACCTGCAAACCAAATCCAGCCTTACCGGCGTTAACCTCGATGAGGAAGCGGCCAGGCTGGTGCAGTATCAGCAGGCCTACCAGGCGTCGGCGCGACTGATAGCGGCCTCCCAGACGATTTTTGACTCACTGCTGGCCGCCATCTAG
- a CDS encoding REP-associated tyrosine transposase, translating into MSNYRRAWHPGGCYFFTVNLQRRHNDLLVRYIDNLREAVRHVRNRHPFVIHGWVVLPDHLHCLIELPIGDCDYAIRWSLIKSRFSRSIPPFERRSRSQSRRGERGIWQRRYREHAIRSEQDYRAHLDYIHINPLKHGLVERVSAWPYSTFHRCVAEGLYDEDWADDGQARRLSYDD; encoded by the coding sequence ATGTCCAATTACCGACGGGCCTGGCACCCCGGTGGCTGCTACTTTTTTACCGTCAACCTGCAACGCCGCCACAATGACCTGCTGGTCCGATACATCGATAACCTGCGCGAGGCCGTGCGACATGTACGGAACCGACACCCGTTCGTTATTCATGGCTGGGTGGTTCTGCCGGACCACCTGCACTGCCTGATCGAATTGCCGATCGGGGATTGCGACTATGCAATCCGCTGGTCTCTGATCAAAAGCCGCTTCAGCCGCAGTATCCCGCCATTCGAACGACGCTCGCGCAGCCAGTCCCGGCGCGGCGAACGCGGCATCTGGCAACGCCGGTACCGGGAACATGCAATCCGCAGTGAGCAGGACTATCGGGCGCATCTGGACTATATCCACATCAACCCGCTCAAGCATGGTCTGGTTGAGCGCGTATCGGCCTGGCCGTACTCGACCTTCCACCGCTGTGTCGCCGAGGGACTCTATGACGAAGACTGGGCCGATGATGGCCAGGCTCGCCGGCTGTCCTATGACGACTAA
- a CDS encoding flagellar protein FlaG, with protein MSIEASNMISPPMAKGTPSAEPSSRGIAPGQPAGVVKSQADAADSAVIAEASAEKLQAAVDKLNELMQAGGQRSLNFSVDGSTDKLVVKVMDVETQEVIRQMPTEEALKFAEHIEGMIGLIFDQKA; from the coding sequence ATGAGTATCGAAGCCAGTAACATGATATCGCCACCCATGGCGAAGGGAACGCCCAGTGCGGAACCCTCATCCCGGGGCATTGCGCCGGGTCAACCTGCCGGAGTGGTTAAATCGCAGGCGGATGCTGCAGACTCGGCGGTCATCGCCGAGGCCTCGGCCGAAAAGCTGCAGGCCGCCGTGGACAAGCTCAACGAGCTGATGCAGGCCGGGGGGCAGCGCTCGCTGAACTTCTCGGTGGACGGTTCCACCGACAAGCTGGTCGTCAAGGTGATGGACGTCGAAACCCAGGAAGTGATACGCCAGATGCCTACGGAAGAGGCGCTGAAGTTTGCCGAGCACATCGAGGGCATGATCGGGCTTATTTTTGATCAAAAGGCCTGA